One segment of Sphingomonas telluris DNA contains the following:
- a CDS encoding alpha/beta hydrolase — MLRDHGGDGPPAVLVPSLINPPRVLDLDEEVSLASAVSRMGRRALLLDWGPARARADLDVGGHVSELLVPLLRSLGEDVAPVGYCLGGTMAIAAANLVEVQRVCTIASPWSFAGYSKQSRNSVGDLWQAARQAALALNLLPMEVLQAAFWSLDPKRTVSKFARFSLLDPDSDDARRFVILEDWANDGEPLPLSGARELIEDFFGKDLPGRGGWIVAGKTISDGLSVPLLNLTASEDRITPAESAGCGSRENIPAGHVGMVVGSARGQLHRSLARFLDPACR, encoded by the coding sequence GTGCTGCGAGATCATGGCGGCGACGGGCCTCCCGCGGTCCTCGTCCCTTCCCTCATCAATCCGCCGCGCGTGCTTGACCTGGACGAGGAGGTATCGCTCGCCTCCGCGGTTTCGCGGATGGGACGGCGTGCCCTCCTCCTCGACTGGGGCCCGGCTCGCGCGCGTGCCGATCTCGACGTGGGCGGGCACGTGAGCGAACTGCTGGTTCCGCTGCTTCGAAGCCTCGGTGAGGATGTCGCACCCGTCGGCTATTGCCTTGGCGGGACCATGGCGATCGCCGCAGCCAATCTCGTCGAGGTTCAGCGTGTTTGCACCATTGCCTCGCCCTGGAGCTTCGCGGGCTATTCGAAGCAGTCCCGCAATTCCGTCGGCGATCTTTGGCAGGCCGCACGTCAGGCCGCCCTGGCGTTGAACCTTCTTCCGATGGAGGTCCTGCAGGCGGCGTTCTGGTCCCTCGATCCGAAGCGAACCGTCTCAAAGTTCGCACGCTTCTCACTGCTCGATCCGGACAGCGATGATGCGCGGCGCTTCGTCATCCTGGAAGACTGGGCCAATGACGGCGAACCCCTGCCGCTTTCCGGAGCCCGAGAATTGATCGAGGATTTCTTCGGCAAGGACCTGCCCGGCCGCGGCGGGTGGATTGTGGCGGGGAAGACGATCAGCGACGGCTTGAGCGTTCCCCTTCTCAACCTCACCGCGTCCGAAGACCGCATCACGCCTGCGGAAAGCGCAGGCTGCGGAAGCCGCGAGAACATCCCCGCCGGTCACGTCGGAATGGTCGTCGGCTCGGCGCGAGGCCAGCTGCACCGGTCGCTCGCCCGTTTCCTCGACCCCGCTTGCCGCTGA